A single region of the Tachyglossus aculeatus isolate mTacAcu1 chromosome X1, mTacAcu1.pri, whole genome shotgun sequence genome encodes:
- the SUGP2 gene encoding SURP and G-patch domain-containing protein 2 isoform X2 has translation MASRRITRETFDAVVQEKVKRYRMDHGDAMEDTVHQFKSQGHSRSLPRSRAERYEDSFHDDGRYSHEGSLHHPRGSWRDDPRDDEFPGPSFRSSSPRMSDDNYYHEDFGRPASRDRHFCRPSSRERDFGQFASRDWDFGHRDFGHLSSRDRDFGRPDSRDRDFGRPSSREPSWSREGDFGPSEMLGDFRSPGLLEDEYIDMESQDYDLEYSVESESEFQQPMHRGRGRGRGGVRVRGRGRGRGGVDQGRILQGKQMTRGALRAKVIKGDVRKVTNAALKKWNAKKVPPPTPLRVVQKFKLQRPRKPTVRSTVRPDLNPGAVQRNQPNQHPLRKAIPKPNQKMARPPRRELNFDQVDKSDIFSTFGMEIIKWARFHTIKDDLEFSQLFQTLFDLETETCAKMLASFKCSLKPEHRDFCFFSIKCLKHSALKTPKVDNEFLNMLLDKGAVKTKNCFFEIIKPFDKYMMKLQDRLLKSVTPLLMACNAYELSIKTKGFSNPAEMAGALETTNSLCRKSLALLGQTFSLASNFRQEKILEAVGLQEMAPVPTAFPNFDDSTLFGREYIENLKAWLEKSGYPIQMKKVETEPQEEVKKPVPPAKPKAKAEVPSDVPQRADRKVVEIIEKLVKTINEGTLTPKERAAQKKNPDFWFLSEEDSLEYKYYKLKLADMQRVKETPKGGDHKPTPEECAVRAMVYARKVRNLKKRLIPRKRLGLHANHGIGGWRMRKSTVGTQTLLSAGTMLKHQGKHAQGSFRAETSRAEINSSEKCSASNASRSHSSTRPDVSAPSVAAAAAETVGISRPSQFDDVDAKTMETAEKLAKFVAQVGPEIEQFSIENSADNPDLWFLHDQKSSAFKFYRMKVYELCPSISFTPTPATAKVGDGPKSDRNSDQEEEAEEEDELEFEEDPSQQEAEIEEMELGPEEEEEDDEEDEEAPSQEVSSKTEDIANASQAEGFTSEDAQNALSQPSSTSSHFPRKRISSKSLKVGMIPAPKRVCLIEEPKVHEPVRIAYDRPRGRPVPKKKKPKDTEFAQQRLTSLNVGFQMLRKMGWKEGYGLGSRGKGIKEPVKLGTTSSGEGLGVEGQANKEDTFDVFRQRMIQMYRQKRASK, from the exons ATGGCCTCTAGGCGAATCACACGGGAGACGTTTGATGCTGTAGTACAAGAAAAAGTTAAAAGATACCGCATGGATCACGGTGATGCTATGGAAGACACTGTCCATCAGTTTAAGTCTCAAG GTCATTCAAGATCGCTCCCAAGATCTAGAGCAGAGCGGTATGAAGACAGTTTTCATGACGATGGGAGATACTCCCATGAAGGTTCCCTGCACCATCCCCGTGGCAGTTGGAGAGACGACCCCAGGGATGATGAATTTCCGGGGCCCTCCTTCCGGTCCAGCAGCCCCCGGATGAGCGACGACAACTACTACCACGAAGACTTTGGCCGCCCCGCCTCCCGGGATCGGCATTTCTGCCGCCCCAGCTCCAGGGAGCGTGACTTCGGCCAGTTCGCCTCGCGGGACTGGGACTTTGGGCACCGGGATTTTGGCCACCTGAGCTCCCGGGATCGTGACTTTGGCCGCCCCGATTCTCGGGACCGTGACTTTGGCCGCCCGAGTTCTCGGGAGCCCTCGTGGTCTCGGGAGGGTGACTTTGGTCCTTCTGAGATGTTGGGTGACTTTAGGTCCCCCGGGCTTTTAGAGGATGAGTACATAGACATGGAAAGTCAAGATTACGACCTGGAATATTCAGTGGAGTCGGAATCCGAATTCCAGCAGCCGATGcacaggggaagaggaaggggtaggggaggggtTAGAGTACGAGGGCGAGGTCGCGGCCGAGGTGGCGTTGACCAGGGCAGAATTCTTCAGGGCAAGCAGATGACGAGAGGTGCCCTTCGAGCCAAAGTGATTAAAGGGGACGTCAGGAAAGTTACCAATGCCGCCCTGAAAAAGTGGAACGCTAAAAAAGTACCCCCTCCAACTCCCCTTCGAGTCGTTCAGAAGTTTAAACTCCAGCGGCCCCGGAAGCCGACTGTCCGGTCGACCGTGCGGCCTGACCTGAACCCCGGGGCCGTCCAAAGGAACCAGCCTAACCAGCATCCTTTAAGGAAGGCGATCCCGAAACCGAATCAGAAGATGGCCCGGCCCCCCAGAAGAGAGCTCAACTTCGATCAGGTGGACAAGTCGGACATTTTTTCTACATTTGGAATGGAAATCATCAAGTGGGCTAGATTCCACACCATCAAGGACGATCTTGAATTTTCACAGTTGTTTCAGACGCTCTTTGATCTGGAAACCGAGACCTGTGCTAAAATGTTGGCCTCGTTCAAGTGCTCGTTAAAACCGGAGCACAGAGATTTTTGTTTCTTtagcatcaagtgcttaaagcactCAGCCCTGAAGACGCCCAAGGTCGATAATGAATTCTTAAATATGCTGTTGGATAAAGGGGCTGTGAAGACCAAGAACTGCTTCTTTGAAATCATCAAACCGTTCGACAAGTACATGATGAAGCTCCAAGATCGCCTTCTGAAAAGCGTTACTCCTCTGCTCATGGCCTGCAACGCCTACGAGCTAAGCATCAAGACAAAGGGTTTTAGTAATCCCGCGGAAATGGCCGGTGCTCTCGAGACCACCAATTCCCTGTGCCGTAAGTCTCTGGCGCTTTTGGGCCAGACCTTCTCCTTAGCTTCCAATTTCCGTCAAGAGAAAATATTAGAAGCGGTCGGACTCCAGGAAATGGCTCCGGTTCCAACGGCCTTCCCAAATTTTGACGATTCGACTTTGTTTGGAAGAGAGTATATTGAGAATTTGAAAGCCTGGCTGGAGAAAAGCGGCTATCCGATCCAGATGAAGAAAGTGGAAACTGAGCCTCAAGAAGAGGTTAAGAAACCTGTTCCTCCTGCAAAACCGAAAGCTAAGGCAGAAGTGCCAAGTGACG TCCCACAGCGGGCAGATCGAAAAGTTGTAGAGATAATTGAAAAATTAGTGAAGACTATAAATGAGGGTACCCTAACTCCAAAAGAGAGAGCTGCTCAAAAGAAGAATCCTGATTTTTG GTTCTTGTCTGAGGAGGATAGCCTGGAGTATAAATATTACAAACTAAAGCTAGCAGACATGCAGCGGGTGAAGGAGACCCCAAAAGGAGGGGATCACAAGCCCACTCCGGAAGAATGTGCAGTCAGGGCCATGGTGTATGCCAGGAAAGTCAGAAACCTGAAGAAGAGGTTGATTCCGAGAAAGAGGCTTGGGCTTCACGCGAACCACGGAATCGGAGGCTGGAGGATGAGGAAATCTACAGTAGGGACCCAGACCCTGCTTTCTGCTGGCACTATGCTGAAACACCAGGGCAAGCATGCTCAAGGCTCGTTCCGGGCAGAGACCTCTAGGGCAGAGATAAACAGTTCTGAGAAGTGCTCGGCCTCAAATGcttccaggtctcacagcagcacCCGCCCGGATGTCTCCGCTCCCTCAGTAGCAGCAGCGGCGGCAGAGACAGTGGGCATTTCACGGCCCTCGCAGTTTGATGATG TGGATGCCAAAACGATGGAAACTGCCGAGAAACTGGCAAAATTTGTTGCCCAGGTGGGACCAGAAATTGAGCAATTTAGTATAGAGAACAGTGCAGACAACCCAGACCTGTG GTTTCTACATGACCAGAAAAGTTCTGCTTTTAAGTTCTACCGAATGAAAGTGTATGAACTATGTCCCTCCATCAGTTTCACGCCCACTCCAGCAACAGCAAAAGTTGGAGATGGCCCCAAATCGGATCGCAATTCAgaccaggaagaggaggcggaAGAGGAGGACGAACTAGAGTTCGAGGAGGATCCCTCCCAGCAAGAGGCTGAGATCGAGGAAATGGAGTTGGggccagaagaggaggaggaagacgacgaAGAGGATGAAGAGGCCCCGTCTCAGGAGGTGTCTTCCAAAACTGAAGATATTGCAAATGCATCTCAGGCGGAAGGGTTCACCTCAGAGGACGCCCAGAACGCTCTGTCCCAGCCTTCTTCCACGAGTTCCCATTTCCCCCGAAAGAGAATTAGCAGCAAGTCCCTAAAAGTTGGCATGATCCCGGCACCCAAGAGGGTGTGCCTCATAGAGGAGCCTAAAG TTCATGAGCCTGTGCGAATTGCTTACGATAGGCCACGGGGTCGTCCAGTTCCCAAGAAGAAG AAGCCAAAGGACACAGAGTTTGCTCAGCAGAGACTGACAAGCTTGAATGTGGGTTTCCAGATGCTCCGGAAGATGGGCTGGAAAGAGGGTTATGGTCTCGGTTCAAGAGGGAAAGGAATCAAAGAGCCCGTAAAATT GGGAACTACCTCTTCAGGGGAGGGCTTGGGTGTTGAAGGGCAAGCAAATAAAGAAGATACATTTGATGTCTTCCGTCAAAGAATGATACAAATGTACAGGCAAAAACGAGCAAGTAAATAG
- the SUGP2 gene encoding SURP and G-patch domain-containing protein 2 isoform X1 translates to MASRRITRETFDAVVQEKVKRYRMDHGDAMEDTVHQFKSQGHSRSLPRSRAERYEDSFHDDGRYSHEGSLHHPRGSWRDDPRDDEFPGPSFRSSSPRMSDDNYYHEDFGRPASRDRHFCRPSSRERDFGQFASRDWDFGHRDFGHLSSRDRDFGRPDSRDRDFGRPSSREPSWSREGDFGPSEMLGDFRSPGLLEDEYIDMESQDYDLEYSVESESEFQQPMHRGRGRGRGGVRVRGRGRGRGGVDQGRILQGKQMTRGALRAKVIKGDVRKVTNAALKKWNAKKVPPPTPLRVVQKFKLQRPRKPTVRSTVRPDLNPGAVQRNQPNQHPLRKAIPKPNQKMARPPRRELNFDQVDKSDIFSTFGMEIIKWARFHTIKDDLEFSQLFQTLFDLETETCAKMLASFKCSLKPEHRDFCFFSIKCLKHSALKTPKVDNEFLNMLLDKGAVKTKNCFFEIIKPFDKYMMKLQDRLLKSVTPLLMACNAYELSIKTKGFSNPAEMAGALETTNSLCRKSLALLGQTFSLASNFRQEKILEAVGLQEMAPVPTAFPNFDDSTLFGREYIENLKAWLEKSGYPIQMKKVETEPQEEVKKPVPPAKPKAKAEVPSDVPQRADRKVVEIIEKLVKTINEGTLTPKERAAQKKNPDFWFLSEEDSLEYKYYKLKLADMQRVKETPKGGDHKPTPEECAVRAMVYARKVRNLKKRLIPRKRLGLHANHGIGGWRMRKSTVGTQTLLSAGTMLKHQGKHAQGSFRAETSRAEINSSEKCSASNASRSHSSTRPDVSAPSVAAAAAETVGISRPSQFDDVDAKTMETAEKLAKFVAQVGPEIEQFSIENSADNPDLWFLHDQKSSAFKFYRMKVYELCPSISFTPTPATAKVGDGPKSDRNSDQEEEAEEEDELEFEEDPSQQEAEIEEMELGPEEEEEDDEEDEEAPSQEVSSKTEDIANASQAEGFTSEDAQNALSQPSSTSSHFPRKRISSKSLKVGMIPAPKRVCLIEEPKVHEPVRIAYDRPRGRPVPKKKQKPKDTEFAQQRLTSLNVGFQMLRKMGWKEGYGLGSRGKGIKEPVKLGTTSSGEGLGVEGQANKEDTFDVFRQRMIQMYRQKRASK, encoded by the exons ATGGCCTCTAGGCGAATCACACGGGAGACGTTTGATGCTGTAGTACAAGAAAAAGTTAAAAGATACCGCATGGATCACGGTGATGCTATGGAAGACACTGTCCATCAGTTTAAGTCTCAAG GTCATTCAAGATCGCTCCCAAGATCTAGAGCAGAGCGGTATGAAGACAGTTTTCATGACGATGGGAGATACTCCCATGAAGGTTCCCTGCACCATCCCCGTGGCAGTTGGAGAGACGACCCCAGGGATGATGAATTTCCGGGGCCCTCCTTCCGGTCCAGCAGCCCCCGGATGAGCGACGACAACTACTACCACGAAGACTTTGGCCGCCCCGCCTCCCGGGATCGGCATTTCTGCCGCCCCAGCTCCAGGGAGCGTGACTTCGGCCAGTTCGCCTCGCGGGACTGGGACTTTGGGCACCGGGATTTTGGCCACCTGAGCTCCCGGGATCGTGACTTTGGCCGCCCCGATTCTCGGGACCGTGACTTTGGCCGCCCGAGTTCTCGGGAGCCCTCGTGGTCTCGGGAGGGTGACTTTGGTCCTTCTGAGATGTTGGGTGACTTTAGGTCCCCCGGGCTTTTAGAGGATGAGTACATAGACATGGAAAGTCAAGATTACGACCTGGAATATTCAGTGGAGTCGGAATCCGAATTCCAGCAGCCGATGcacaggggaagaggaaggggtaggggaggggtTAGAGTACGAGGGCGAGGTCGCGGCCGAGGTGGCGTTGACCAGGGCAGAATTCTTCAGGGCAAGCAGATGACGAGAGGTGCCCTTCGAGCCAAAGTGATTAAAGGGGACGTCAGGAAAGTTACCAATGCCGCCCTGAAAAAGTGGAACGCTAAAAAAGTACCCCCTCCAACTCCCCTTCGAGTCGTTCAGAAGTTTAAACTCCAGCGGCCCCGGAAGCCGACTGTCCGGTCGACCGTGCGGCCTGACCTGAACCCCGGGGCCGTCCAAAGGAACCAGCCTAACCAGCATCCTTTAAGGAAGGCGATCCCGAAACCGAATCAGAAGATGGCCCGGCCCCCCAGAAGAGAGCTCAACTTCGATCAGGTGGACAAGTCGGACATTTTTTCTACATTTGGAATGGAAATCATCAAGTGGGCTAGATTCCACACCATCAAGGACGATCTTGAATTTTCACAGTTGTTTCAGACGCTCTTTGATCTGGAAACCGAGACCTGTGCTAAAATGTTGGCCTCGTTCAAGTGCTCGTTAAAACCGGAGCACAGAGATTTTTGTTTCTTtagcatcaagtgcttaaagcactCAGCCCTGAAGACGCCCAAGGTCGATAATGAATTCTTAAATATGCTGTTGGATAAAGGGGCTGTGAAGACCAAGAACTGCTTCTTTGAAATCATCAAACCGTTCGACAAGTACATGATGAAGCTCCAAGATCGCCTTCTGAAAAGCGTTACTCCTCTGCTCATGGCCTGCAACGCCTACGAGCTAAGCATCAAGACAAAGGGTTTTAGTAATCCCGCGGAAATGGCCGGTGCTCTCGAGACCACCAATTCCCTGTGCCGTAAGTCTCTGGCGCTTTTGGGCCAGACCTTCTCCTTAGCTTCCAATTTCCGTCAAGAGAAAATATTAGAAGCGGTCGGACTCCAGGAAATGGCTCCGGTTCCAACGGCCTTCCCAAATTTTGACGATTCGACTTTGTTTGGAAGAGAGTATATTGAGAATTTGAAAGCCTGGCTGGAGAAAAGCGGCTATCCGATCCAGATGAAGAAAGTGGAAACTGAGCCTCAAGAAGAGGTTAAGAAACCTGTTCCTCCTGCAAAACCGAAAGCTAAGGCAGAAGTGCCAAGTGACG TCCCACAGCGGGCAGATCGAAAAGTTGTAGAGATAATTGAAAAATTAGTGAAGACTATAAATGAGGGTACCCTAACTCCAAAAGAGAGAGCTGCTCAAAAGAAGAATCCTGATTTTTG GTTCTTGTCTGAGGAGGATAGCCTGGAGTATAAATATTACAAACTAAAGCTAGCAGACATGCAGCGGGTGAAGGAGACCCCAAAAGGAGGGGATCACAAGCCCACTCCGGAAGAATGTGCAGTCAGGGCCATGGTGTATGCCAGGAAAGTCAGAAACCTGAAGAAGAGGTTGATTCCGAGAAAGAGGCTTGGGCTTCACGCGAACCACGGAATCGGAGGCTGGAGGATGAGGAAATCTACAGTAGGGACCCAGACCCTGCTTTCTGCTGGCACTATGCTGAAACACCAGGGCAAGCATGCTCAAGGCTCGTTCCGGGCAGAGACCTCTAGGGCAGAGATAAACAGTTCTGAGAAGTGCTCGGCCTCAAATGcttccaggtctcacagcagcacCCGCCCGGATGTCTCCGCTCCCTCAGTAGCAGCAGCGGCGGCAGAGACAGTGGGCATTTCACGGCCCTCGCAGTTTGATGATG TGGATGCCAAAACGATGGAAACTGCCGAGAAACTGGCAAAATTTGTTGCCCAGGTGGGACCAGAAATTGAGCAATTTAGTATAGAGAACAGTGCAGACAACCCAGACCTGTG GTTTCTACATGACCAGAAAAGTTCTGCTTTTAAGTTCTACCGAATGAAAGTGTATGAACTATGTCCCTCCATCAGTTTCACGCCCACTCCAGCAACAGCAAAAGTTGGAGATGGCCCCAAATCGGATCGCAATTCAgaccaggaagaggaggcggaAGAGGAGGACGAACTAGAGTTCGAGGAGGATCCCTCCCAGCAAGAGGCTGAGATCGAGGAAATGGAGTTGGggccagaagaggaggaggaagacgacgaAGAGGATGAAGAGGCCCCGTCTCAGGAGGTGTCTTCCAAAACTGAAGATATTGCAAATGCATCTCAGGCGGAAGGGTTCACCTCAGAGGACGCCCAGAACGCTCTGTCCCAGCCTTCTTCCACGAGTTCCCATTTCCCCCGAAAGAGAATTAGCAGCAAGTCCCTAAAAGTTGGCATGATCCCGGCACCCAAGAGGGTGTGCCTCATAGAGGAGCCTAAAG TTCATGAGCCTGTGCGAATTGCTTACGATAGGCCACGGGGTCGTCCAGTTCCCAAGAAGAAG cAGAAGCCAAAGGACACAGAGTTTGCTCAGCAGAGACTGACAAGCTTGAATGTGGGTTTCCAGATGCTCCGGAAGATGGGCTGGAAAGAGGGTTATGGTCTCGGTTCAAGAGGGAAAGGAATCAAAGAGCCCGTAAAATT GGGAACTACCTCTTCAGGGGAGGGCTTGGGTGTTGAAGGGCAAGCAAATAAAGAAGATACATTTGATGTCTTCCGTCAAAGAATGATACAAATGTACAGGCAAAAACGAGCAAGTAAATAG